Genomic DNA from Desulfonema ishimotonii:
GGAATTCCGTTTTTTTTAAAATCTGTGGATTCCCGCTTTCGCGGGAATGACGGTTTTTCAGATTTTTACAAGTTCATCATGTTTGTCTCATGCCAATTTATCTCCTTGTGTCAATGTGTGATCATCAAGAGCCAATGATCTGTTAAAAACCCGCCCGGAAATAATTCCGGGCGGGTTTTTAATTGGAGAAGCGCTGTCTTCCGGAATGGAAGACGGACCGGCGACCCTTCTGTTTTTTCCGAACCGTTTCAGGAGGAGGACATTTCCTGTGGCGGCCTGTGTCTGCTGAATAACAATTTGCCTTTTAAGGCGGAACGTGTCATATCACAATCTTTCATACCCTTTTTTATACCGTTGCCGCAGAGATGGTACTGCGGATATTGCGGACAGTTGAAAAACAGGAAGTTCGGCCTGTACTCCCGTGCCGGGTTATACCGATTCACAGTTGAAATGTCGCATTAAAACAGATGCCAACGCTTTTTTTCAAAGGATCAGACATCGCTTTTCAATAATGACTTTCAACATAGAATCGGTATTATAAAAACGGATATACCACGCCGGAATCGCCCTTTACGGGCTTTTTTAATTTAAAACAAGGAGATATGTTGATGAACGTGAGAGGAATCTGCCGTGGAGCGGTATTGACCGCCCTGGCTTTGACACTGACGGCCCTGCCGGGCTGGGCTGAAAAGAAGCCGGCTGCGGAGGGGAATATTGCTTTGGTGAACGGCAAGGCGATTACGCAGAGTGCCTTTGATCAGGAAATGGGGCCGGTGCTTCAGCGCATGAAAATGACTGGGAAGCCGGTGGCCGATGATCAGCTGGCGGAAGTCAGAAAAAAGACGCTTGAAAATATGATTGACCGGGAGCTGCTTTATCAGGATTCGAGTCAGAAGGGGATCACGGTTGACGATGCGGCTGTGGACAAACAGCTTGCCTCCTTTAAGGCCCGGTTTCCTGAAGAGGCGCAGTTTAAGCAGGCGCTGGAAAAGATGAACCTGACCGAGGACATCATTAAAAAGCAGATCCGGGAACAGCTGACCATTCAGGAACTGGTGGATACCCAGATTATTCCTAAAATAAAGACTTCTGACGCAGATATCCGTAAATATTACGATGAGCACCCGGATTTTTTCAAGCAGTCCGAGCAGGTGAAGGCCAGCCATATCCTGATCAAGCTGGATGCGAATGCGGATGAAGCCCAAAAGGCGGAAGCCCGGAAGAAGATCGAAGATATTCAGAAGAAATTGAAAGAAGGGGGCGATTTTGCAGCGCTTGCCAAAGAGGCTTCCGATTGTCCGAGCGGGAAATCCGGCGGGGATCTGGGGTCTTTCGGACGTGGCCAGATGGTCAGGCCTTTTGAAGAAGCAGCCTTTGCTGCAAAGCCGGGTGAGATAACGGACATCGTAGAGACCCGGTTTGGATATCACCTGATCCGGGTCGATGAGAAGAAACCGGCGACAACTATTGCCTTTGAGGAAGCCAGGCCCAAAATCGAAGGTGTTCTGAAACGGGAGGGCGTCCGGAAAGGGATGAGCGAGTATATTGATGCATTGAAGAAAAAGGCCAAAATCGAAAGATTTTTGTAAAGATTATTCGGGGCACTCGCCTCTGGCGGGAGTTGCCCCGTTTTTCTGATTTCCCGCCGTCAGGGAATTTTATGAAATAAGGCCGGCACCATGCTGTTTAACAGTGGGGCGGATCTGCATCCCCGCCGGAACGGCTGTATTGAAACCGCCCTCAGACTGCCGGTATTGATTCTGTGCGTTCGGGAAATTCTCCCTTCCCCTGAAAATCGCAGGGAGAGCCTGTATGCCGGACCCGCAGGTTTGAAACTGACAGCTCATCCGTTTCCTCCGCCGTCTGTTCTGTACGTAAATCCACTGAAAAATGAGATATACCCCATATTTTCCCTGCCTGTCTGATGTCTTGGGTAGTGGGTCAAATCCGTTGATACCAGATACGGAACCCCGGAATTATCAGCCTGAAGCCGGGGCCTTCAACAGATCTGCCCCGCTACCATGTCTTGAATATCAGCCTGATTTTCAAATATTTTTTGTTTTACCCTGTCAGGTCAGGTTCTCCGTATCTCTGTTTTTTCGTTTGCCCGCATTCTGATGCCCTCCTCCTTTCACAGGAATGACGGAAACCTGCATGTCCTGAAAGACGGATTTAATAAATTCAGAAATTTAGCGGGCTGCGGGGTCAATGAATATATCTTCATTTTTGATACAGGGCTTTATCCGAAACAGATTTGCTCTGTTTTGCACAGGGTTTTATGTCTAATATTTTGTAATTTAAGTGAAATAAATATAAGATTCGTTTCGGTGTATATTTTTTTACAAATTTGCTTGACAGAGGAAACCCCTCTTTGCTAAATGAATGAATACTCATTCATAATTTTGATCAGGAGAGCGGTTCAGGGAGGTCGATCATCAGTACAAAAAGCAAAACAAACGATAAGTATCATAGAATCCTTGAGGCTGCCATCAGTGTATTTGCAAGAAAAGGCTTTTTTCAGTCAACGATTTCTCAGATTGCAAAAGAAGCCGGTGTTGCGGACGGAACGATCTACCTTTATTTCAAAAATAAAGACGATATTCTGGTCCAGTTTTTCAACTACAAAACCAAGCAGATTTTTGCCGGTTTCAGAGAGGAAGTCGATAAGGCGGATAACGCCAGGGATAAATTTCGCAATCTGGTGTACCGCCATCTTGAGGAATTTCAGCGCGACAGAGATATGGCGCTGGTGTATCAGGCCGTAACTCTCCAGAAAAACGAGCTGATTCAGGAAAATATCCGGGAGATGTCAAAGATGTACCTGGACATCGTATCGGAGATTATCGAGCGGGGACAGGAAGAGGGGACCCTGCGGCGGGATTTGTACCTGGGGCTGGTCAAGCATTTTATCCTGGGTGCGGTGGAATCGACGATCACCAACTGGTTACGCTCAAAAAGAGATTATGACCTGGTATCTATGGCCGATCCCCTGATTGACCTTTTTATCCGGGGGATCGGAAATCCTGAAAATACAGGGAAAGAGAACGGGCAATAATATTTCAGCCCGACACAAGGAAATATCTAATAACAGCATAAGGAGAGTATCGCATGGCACAGGTTATCGCAGATCGCAGAGATATTGACTTTGTCCTTCACGAACAACTGGAAGTCGGAAATTTCAGCAAACACGAAGCATATGCTGAATTTACTAAAAAAACCGTTGATCTGATCGTGAACGAGGCCCGCAACCTGGCTGTTAAGGAAATTCTGCCGCTTCAGAAGATCGGGGACGAGCAGGGGTGTAAGTTCGAGGCCGGAAAGGTGACGGTTCCCCAGGAGTTCCACAAGGTGTACGAGCTGTTCTGCGAGGGAGAATGGCTGGCCATGAACGAAGATCCCGAGTGGGGCGGGCAGGGAATGCCGAGAGCCGTTTCACTGGCGGCCAGCGACTACTTTAACGGTGCCAACTATTCGTTTATCATGTATCCGGGGCTGACCCACGGGGCCGCAAAGCTGGTTGAGGCGTTCGGGACAGATGAGCAGAAGAGAATCTTTCTGAAAAAAATGTACACCGGTGAGTGGACCGGGACCATGCTGCTGACCGAGCCGGAAGCCGGGTCGGATGTCGGCGCGCTCACCACGACGGCTGTAAAAAATGATGATGGCACCTATTCTCTTTCCGGCAACAAGATCTTCATCTCCAGCGGCGAACATGACCTGACCGAGAACATTATCCACCCGGTTCTGGCCCGCATCGAAGGTGCGCCCGAAGGCACCAGGGGCATCTCTCTCTTCCTGGCGCCCAAATTCCGCGTCAACGAAGACGGCAGTCTGGGCGAGTTCAACGACGTGGTCTGCACCGGTATCGAACACAAGATGGGCATCCACGGCAACTCCACCTGTTCCCTGACCCTGGGCGGCAAGGGGCAGTGCATCGGTACGCTTCTGGGCGAGGAGAACAAGGGCATGAGGGCCATGTTCCTGATGATGAACGAAGCCCGCGCCCTGGTGGGCCAGCAGGGATTCGGCTGCGCGTCGGCCTCCTACATGAACGCCGTTAATTATGCCAGAGAGCGGGTTCAGGGCAAAAATCTGCTCCAGATGATGGACCCGGAAGCGTCCGATGTCGCCATTATCCAGCACCCGGACGTGCGCCGTATGCTCCTCAAAATGAAAAGCCTGGTTGAGGGAATGCGCAGCCTGATTTACTACCACGGCTATCTGGATGACCTGAAGAAGCTGACGGACGATGCGGATGAGAAGGCCAGGTATCAGGGTATGCTTGAGCTGCTGACACCCATTGTCAAAGGCTATATCACCGACCGCGCTTTTGAAGTGTGCAGCGATGGCATCCAGGTCTACGGCGGTTACGGCTTTATCCAGGAATATCCCCAGGAGCAGCTTCTCAGAGACTGCAAGATCACCCAGATCTATGAAGGCACCAACGGCATCCAGGCCATGGATCTCCTGGGCCGGAAGCTGGGAATGAACAAGGGCAAACCGGTCATGGATCTTCTGGGCGAGATGAACAAGATCATCGCCGCCGCCAAGGGTATTGAGGGGCTGGAGGATTTTGCAGCGGATTTTGAAACGGCTGTCAACAAGCTGGGCGAGGTCGGCATCCACATGGGTACCACCGCCATGTCACCCAAGGTGCTGAATGCCTTCTCCTTTGCCCATCCGTTCATGGAAGCGACCGGTGATGTGGTCATGGCGTGGATGCTGCTGTGGCGGGCCACCATCGCGGCTCAGAAGATGGAAAAGGCAAAGAAGAAAGACAAGGCGTTCTACGAGGGACAGGTCAAGAGCGCCGAATATTTTATCAAGGCCATGCTTCCGATCACGATGGGCAAAATGAGTGCGATCCTGGCCAATACCGGCGCGGCGGTTGAGATTTCCGAGGATGCCTTCGGCGGAAAGTAATCAGATTTTTATGTTTAATCCGGGGTGTCACCTGTAATTTCAAAATGCTGATCTTCGTTCTGTTATTCTGCAGCGGCGTTCCGACTTACCGATTCCTGAAGCGGGCCTGACAGGGGACAACCGGATTATTTTCAAGCTGATCCGGGGGATTGCCTCTGGTTTCAAATTACCGATGTCATTCTGCGCGGCGTTCCGATTTACCGATTCCTGAAGCGGGCCTGACAGGGGACTTCCCGGATTATCTTCAATACCCAAAGCGGGGCACAGCAAGTCTGTGCCCCGCTTTGTTTTTTTGCCTTCTCCCCGGTAGACTTATTTTTTTTGGATATACACATAAAATTATATAAATTAAAATAGTTAAACATATTTGTACTCGGAGATTTTTTAAAAAGTTCGGAGTATATCATTTCTTTGTAAGAATTGTTTGGCTTACCTGTATTGATCAAATAAAGGTTTTTCTGTTTTACTCGGTCCGGTTTGAAAAACGGAATTTTGTATTTACCATCATTTTATGAAAGCGGGAACCCATAG
This window encodes:
- a CDS encoding peptidylprolyl isomerase, which produces MNVRGICRGAVLTALALTLTALPGWAEKKPAAEGNIALVNGKAITQSAFDQEMGPVLQRMKMTGKPVADDQLAEVRKKTLENMIDRELLYQDSSQKGITVDDAAVDKQLASFKARFPEEAQFKQALEKMNLTEDIIKKQIREQLTIQELVDTQIIPKIKTSDADIRKYYDEHPDFFKQSEQVKASHILIKLDANADEAQKAEARKKIEDIQKKLKEGGDFAALAKEASDCPSGKSGGDLGSFGRGQMVRPFEEAAFAAKPGEITDIVETRFGYHLIRVDEKKPATTIAFEEARPKIEGVLKREGVRKGMSEYIDALKKKAKIERFL
- a CDS encoding TetR/AcrR family transcriptional regulator, which codes for MSQIAKEAGVADGTIYLYFKNKDDILVQFFNYKTKQIFAGFREEVDKADNARDKFRNLVYRHLEEFQRDRDMALVYQAVTLQKNELIQENIREMSKMYLDIVSEIIERGQEEGTLRRDLYLGLVKHFILGAVESTITNWLRSKRDYDLVSMADPLIDLFIRGIGNPENTGKENGQ
- a CDS encoding acyl-CoA dehydrogenase, with translation MAQVIADRRDIDFVLHEQLEVGNFSKHEAYAEFTKKTVDLIVNEARNLAVKEILPLQKIGDEQGCKFEAGKVTVPQEFHKVYELFCEGEWLAMNEDPEWGGQGMPRAVSLAASDYFNGANYSFIMYPGLTHGAAKLVEAFGTDEQKRIFLKKMYTGEWTGTMLLTEPEAGSDVGALTTTAVKNDDGTYSLSGNKIFISSGEHDLTENIIHPVLARIEGAPEGTRGISLFLAPKFRVNEDGSLGEFNDVVCTGIEHKMGIHGNSTCSLTLGGKGQCIGTLLGEENKGMRAMFLMMNEARALVGQQGFGCASASYMNAVNYARERVQGKNLLQMMDPEASDVAIIQHPDVRRMLLKMKSLVEGMRSLIYYHGYLDDLKKLTDDADEKARYQGMLELLTPIVKGYITDRAFEVCSDGIQVYGGYGFIQEYPQEQLLRDCKITQIYEGTNGIQAMDLLGRKLGMNKGKPVMDLLGEMNKIIAAAKGIEGLEDFAADFETAVNKLGEVGIHMGTTAMSPKVLNAFSFAHPFMEATGDVVMAWMLLWRATIAAQKMEKAKKKDKAFYEGQVKSAEYFIKAMLPITMGKMSAILANTGAAVEISEDAFGGK